A portion of the Sphaerochaeta pleomorpha str. Grapes genome contains these proteins:
- a CDS encoding ABC transporter ATP-binding protein gives MATVQLKNICKVYEGGVKAVDNVNIDVKDRDFVVLVGPSGCGKSTTLRMIAGLEDITSGELYIDGNLVNDVPPKDRDIAMVFQNYALYPHMTVYDNMAFGLKIRKFPKEEIDQRVREAAKILEIEELLDRKPKALSGGQRQRVAVGRAIVRKPKVFLFDEPLSNLDAKLRVQMRAEISSLHNRLKATMIYVTHDQVEALTMATQIVVMKFGVIQQIGGPLPLYNEPNNKFVAGFIGSPPMNFLETAVEADGTDIYVNEGSFRLKVNAEQKKFLTPYVGKSVTFGIRPEDVTFSHTPKDGETIDGHVSVVEPLGSETHVYVATTKSQVIGKIDPNITIAVDTKISLIPDIAKAKFFDLETEAVINSSKKAAKK, from the coding sequence ATGGCCACAGTACAACTGAAAAACATTTGCAAGGTGTACGAAGGTGGAGTGAAGGCCGTCGACAATGTAAACATCGACGTTAAAGATCGGGACTTTGTAGTCTTGGTCGGTCCTTCAGGTTGTGGAAAATCCACAACTCTCCGCATGATCGCTGGTTTGGAAGACATCACCAGCGGCGAATTGTACATTGATGGGAATCTTGTAAACGACGTTCCCCCGAAAGACAGGGACATAGCAATGGTATTCCAGAACTATGCTCTGTATCCGCATATGACCGTATATGATAACATGGCATTCGGTCTGAAAATCCGCAAATTCCCCAAGGAAGAAATTGATCAGCGCGTTCGCGAAGCTGCAAAAATCCTGGAAATTGAAGAATTGCTCGACAGAAAGCCAAAAGCTCTTTCTGGTGGACAGAGACAGCGTGTAGCCGTAGGCCGTGCAATCGTCAGAAAACCAAAGGTATTCCTTTTTGACGAACCTCTCTCCAACTTGGATGCAAAGCTCCGTGTCCAGATGCGTGCAGAGATTTCCTCATTGCATAATCGTCTTAAGGCAACCATGATTTACGTCACCCATGACCAGGTTGAAGCACTTACCATGGCTACCCAGATTGTTGTCATGAAGTTTGGTGTAATCCAGCAGATTGGTGGACCTCTTCCGTTGTACAACGAGCCTAACAACAAGTTTGTTGCCGGATTCATCGGTTCCCCACCAATGAACTTCCTGGAAACCGCTGTAGAAGCAGATGGTACCGATATCTATGTCAATGAAGGTTCTTTCCGCCTCAAGGTCAATGCAGAGCAGAAAAAGTTCTTGACACCTTATGTAGGCAAGAGTGTTACCTTTGGTATTCGCCCTGAGGATGTAACTTTCAGCCATACTCCAAAAGATGGTGAGACCATTGACGGCCATGTAAGTGTTGTCGAACCCCTCGGTTCCGAGACCCATGTCTATGTTGCAACAACCAAGAGCCAGGTAATCGGAAAGATCGACCCGAATATTACTATTGCAGTCGATACCAAGATCTCCTTGATCCCGGATATTGCAAAAGCAAAATTCTTTGACCTTGAAACCGAAGCGGTAATCAATTCTTCAAAGAAAGCTGCAAAGAAATAA
- a CDS encoding aspartate kinase produces MIVCKFGGSSVADATQIRKVKSIVDADPERQVVVVSAPGRRSKDDEKVTDMLYACNALVQQGLSCRSLFKKVASRYTDILADLGMDEKPFLPVLEEVRQMIDAGHGAEYSASRGEYLSARLVATFFGWNFLDTDPAIVINHDGTVHESTWKNLDLAIKKGQHYIVPGFYGADTEGNVKTFSRGGSDITGAILSRAVNASIYENWTDVSGVFSVDPRLVEDAKVVATMSYREVRELAGVGAGVFHEEAIAPVVSCGIPINVKNTNFPLDRGTVIVPSREIGENPLVGISAKNGFSRVRLRKLMLFKKSGIRHALLTMLHIFGIRPSFSLFGVDSIVWFFETSQASDSVVNAMCTRLKSEFALDSIEVDKGHAIVGVVGNGVMEDSNLIANCATALAESNIKLNFLNYGSSDTSLLIGVDSEKAQDAVKSLYKALF; encoded by the coding sequence ATGATAGTATGTAAATTTGGCGGAAGCTCGGTTGCGGATGCAACGCAGATACGGAAAGTGAAGTCGATTGTCGATGCTGATCCTGAAAGACAAGTCGTCGTGGTATCTGCTCCAGGTCGCAGAAGCAAAGATGACGAGAAGGTCACCGATATGCTGTATGCCTGTAATGCCTTGGTCCAGCAAGGGCTTTCCTGCCGCTCCCTTTTCAAGAAGGTGGCTTCGCGCTATACCGATATTCTTGCAGACTTGGGGATGGATGAAAAACCCTTCCTCCCGGTATTGGAAGAAGTCAGGCAAATGATCGATGCAGGACATGGTGCAGAGTATTCTGCAAGCCGTGGGGAATATCTTTCAGCCCGTCTGGTCGCAACCTTTTTCGGTTGGAATTTCCTAGATACTGACCCTGCAATCGTCATTAACCATGATGGGACGGTTCATGAATCGACTTGGAAAAACCTTGATTTGGCAATCAAGAAAGGGCAGCATTATATTGTACCGGGTTTTTATGGTGCTGACACTGAAGGAAATGTCAAAACCTTCAGTCGAGGAGGTTCCGATATTACCGGTGCGATTCTTTCGAGGGCGGTAAATGCCTCCATATACGAGAACTGGACGGATGTTTCAGGGGTTTTCTCTGTAGATCCACGCTTGGTTGAAGATGCCAAGGTAGTTGCGACTATGTCCTACCGTGAGGTAAGGGAGCTCGCAGGGGTAGGTGCTGGGGTTTTCCATGAAGAAGCCATAGCTCCTGTTGTCTCCTGTGGTATTCCTATCAATGTCAAAAATACAAATTTTCCCTTGGACAGGGGAACTGTGATTGTCCCTTCGAGGGAAATCGGTGAAAACCCTCTTGTCGGAATTTCTGCAAAGAATGGATTCAGTAGGGTCCGGCTTAGAAAACTGATGCTTTTTAAGAAATCAGGTATCCGTCACGCCTTGCTGACTATGTTGCATATCTTTGGTATCAGACCGTCCTTCTCCCTTTTTGGGGTCGATAGCATTGTCTGGTTTTTTGAAACCTCCCAGGCTAGCGATAGTGTCGTCAATGCAATGTGCACCCGGTTGAAAAGCGAATTCGCCTTGGATTCTATTGAAGTGGACAAAGGCCATGCCATTGTTGGAGTCGTAGGGAATGGGGTTATGGAAGACAGCAACCTGATTGCAAATTGTGCCACAGCCTTGGCTGAATCGAATATCAAGCTTAATTTCCTTAACTACGGTTCTTCCGATACCTCCCTTCTCATCGGAGTCGATTCAGAAAAAGCGCAAGATGCAGTGAAGAGCCTGTACAAGGCACTTTTCTAG
- a CDS encoding MATE family efflux transporter: MLQKQENKMGILPVPRLVLSMSIPIMISMLIQALYNIVDSMFVARVSEEALTAVSLAFPIQNLVIAVAIGTSIGINSLLSRSLGAKNIETAEKAANNGIVLGLLSWIVFAILGLTLSKNFFALFTDNPTLLKMGTQYISVCLVFSLGIFIDITCERILQATGDTIHPMIIQSIGAISNIILDPIMIFGLFGFPALGIFGAAIATVISQHISALLAIYYVRRNTEVQIQARFFKLEKKIVLAIYAVGIPTIIMQAIGTLMVTSLNKIIIGYGISAVAVFGIYFKVQSFIFMPVFGLNSGMIPVIGFNYGAKQPKRIMEALKVGISISVSIMAIGMFIFLAFPHVLLSWFNASPEMLAIGIVALPRISLCFLSAGICIVLGALFQATGDGYISMIISITRQMVFLLPSAYFLGKFFGLDAIWFSFIIAESSSFFLSLFFFKQEYTKKLKPLYVKKDPVLVETEETRS, encoded by the coding sequence GTGCTACAGAAACAAGAAAACAAAATGGGAATTCTCCCTGTCCCCAGACTAGTCCTCTCGATGTCCATACCCATCATGATCAGCATGCTTATACAGGCTTTATATAACATTGTTGACAGCATGTTCGTAGCAAGGGTAAGCGAAGAGGCTTTGACCGCAGTATCCCTGGCCTTCCCCATCCAGAACCTGGTCATAGCTGTTGCGATAGGCACATCCATAGGAATCAACTCGCTGCTCTCGCGCAGTCTTGGAGCAAAAAATATCGAAACAGCAGAAAAGGCTGCAAACAACGGTATTGTATTGGGATTGCTCAGCTGGATCGTCTTCGCAATCCTCGGCCTGACTTTGTCCAAAAACTTCTTTGCCTTGTTTACGGACAATCCTACGCTCTTGAAGATGGGAACCCAGTACATTTCAGTTTGCCTTGTTTTCTCTTTGGGAATTTTTATCGACATTACCTGTGAACGCATCCTCCAAGCAACCGGCGATACTATCCATCCCATGATTATCCAGAGCATCGGAGCCATTTCAAACATCATACTCGACCCTATCATGATCTTTGGGTTATTTGGGTTCCCTGCCTTGGGAATATTCGGTGCTGCCATTGCAACGGTCATATCACAGCATATCTCGGCCTTGCTGGCCATCTATTATGTAAGGCGAAACACGGAAGTCCAGATACAGGCAAGATTCTTCAAGCTAGAGAAAAAAATCGTCTTAGCCATATATGCAGTCGGTATTCCCACGATCATCATGCAAGCGATAGGGACCCTTATGGTAACAAGCCTCAATAAGATCATTATAGGCTATGGCATATCGGCAGTAGCGGTCTTCGGAATCTATTTCAAGGTGCAGTCCTTTATCTTCATGCCGGTATTCGGGCTGAACTCCGGCATGATCCCTGTCATTGGGTTCAATTACGGGGCAAAGCAACCAAAGAGAATCATGGAGGCACTGAAAGTCGGAATTTCCATTTCCGTTTCAATCATGGCTATCGGGATGTTTATTTTCCTGGCCTTCCCCCATGTGCTATTGAGTTGGTTCAATGCCTCACCCGAAATGCTGGCAATCGGGATAGTTGCCTTGCCAAGGATAAGCCTCTGCTTTCTCAGTGCCGGTATCTGCATTGTGCTTGGAGCACTTTTCCAGGCAACCGGGGACGGATATATCAGTATGATTATTTCCATCACAAGACAAATGGTTTTCCTTCTTCCCTCTGCTTACTTTCTTGGTAAATTCTTTGGCCTCGATGCAATCTGGTTTTCCTTTATCATTGCAGAGTCATCATCCTTTTTTCTATCTCTATTCTTTTTCAAACAAGAATACACAAAGAAACTCAAACCGCTCTATGTAAAAAAAGACCCAGTCCTCGTTGAAACAGAGGAAACCAGGTCATAG
- a CDS encoding ATP-binding cassette domain-containing protein — MNDTAIVKDLSFTYRSWTGKPNRPVLEHLDCTFPKNSKTLLLAPFDGGKSTFARILSDVCPKYIQGDLQGSVTICGKDLSLTEPWDLLLDCGYVSQDPQEQFIATSVEDELAFPLESLGLDRKTIERRVDEALAQWDLLPMRGSSEQELSGGERKRVLLAVQQVINPTFWILDESFDDLDLRWRSLLAEKIKEDNHTVLVLASRYLSQFEGLFDRYALIENGKLRFGEKQEILQSFSHLCGDDLPNPLEEQVIQVPRRQTLTCSALKTTRSRVSSIDEKPFTLAVPSFSLSSGDLSTLVGPNGSGKSTFSRLLCGLDVPSEGEFTLDGKIVSAKTLNRTVGYLFQNPDLQIFLPTVREELSWSLKRRKNLSAAEIEKMVSDCAILFDLELEDTPSTMSYPLRKALQAAVYYLLDRPFYILDELDNALTYATALKIITRLRRNGAGILLITHDQNFASLVSRTTFAITDGKLGCQ; from the coding sequence ATGAATGACACTGCCATCGTCAAGGACCTCAGTTTTACCTACCGTTCCTGGACAGGGAAACCAAACAGACCGGTTCTCGAACACCTTGATTGTACCTTCCCGAAAAATAGTAAAACCTTGTTGCTTGCCCCTTTTGATGGGGGTAAAAGTACGTTTGCCCGTATTTTGAGCGATGTATGCCCCAAATATATCCAAGGTGATCTCCAAGGAAGTGTCACTATATGTGGAAAAGACCTTTCCCTTACTGAGCCGTGGGATTTGCTCCTCGATTGTGGGTACGTATCACAGGACCCACAGGAACAGTTCATTGCTACAAGTGTAGAGGATGAGTTGGCCTTTCCTTTGGAATCCCTCGGCCTTGACAGAAAAACCATAGAGCGAAGGGTCGATGAGGCCCTTGCCCAGTGGGACTTGCTTCCCATGCGAGGTTCGAGTGAACAAGAACTGAGCGGGGGGGAAAGAAAACGGGTGCTGCTTGCAGTGCAACAGGTGATAAACCCTACCTTTTGGATACTGGATGAATCCTTTGATGACCTGGATCTTCGTTGGCGCTCTCTCCTTGCTGAAAAAATCAAGGAAGACAACCACACGGTTTTGGTACTGGCCTCCCGGTATCTTTCACAGTTTGAAGGACTTTTCGATCGATATGCCCTGATCGAGAACGGCAAACTACGTTTTGGTGAAAAACAGGAGATCCTTCAATCCTTTTCCCATCTCTGTGGGGATGATCTGCCGAACCCCCTCGAGGAACAGGTCATTCAAGTCCCTAGACGCCAAACCCTTACCTGTTCCGCCCTGAAAACTACCCGTTCACGGGTGAGTTCCATCGATGAGAAACCTTTTACCCTTGCAGTACCCTCTTTCTCCCTTTCCAGTGGAGACCTCTCTACCTTGGTTGGTCCGAACGGAAGCGGAAAGAGTACGTTCAGCAGGCTTCTCTGCGGCCTCGATGTACCCAGTGAAGGGGAATTTACACTCGACGGCAAAATTGTCTCTGCAAAAACCCTCAACAGGACAGTTGGCTATCTGTTTCAAAACCCTGACCTGCAGATATTTCTCCCAACCGTACGCGAAGAGCTTTCCTGGTCATTGAAACGCCGGAAAAACCTTTCTGCCGCCGAAATCGAAAAAATGGTGAGTGACTGTGCGATTCTTTTTGACCTTGAACTGGAGGATACCCCCTCGACAATGAGTTATCCCTTGAGAAAGGCACTCCAGGCCGCGGTCTATTACCTTCTGGACCGACCTTTCTACATTCTCGATGAACTGGATAATGCCCTTACCTATGCTACGGCCCTTAAGATAATTACCCGGTTACGTCGTAACGGTGCCGGCATCCTCTTGATAACCCATGACCAGAATTTTGCATCCTTGGTCTCCCGTACTACCTTTGCCATTACAGATGGAAAGCTGGGGTGCCAATGA
- the guaA gene encoding glutamine-hydrolyzing GMP synthase, which translates to MQKFSHDTVVVLDFGAQYSQLIARRVRELHVYSQIVPYTISAEELKQMQPKGIIFSGGPASVSAEGSPRPDAAIYDLGIPILGICYGLQVLSVQNGGSVQRPEKREYGFADLQLLGKDSVLLRGISENSRVWMSHGDSVMSIPAGFETTGSTFNCPYTVIENAGKQFYGVQFHPEVVHSAQGKQILSNFVLTVCKAATDWDMGSFVNTAIEDIRSKVGDKQVLCGLSGGVDSAVAAVLIHRAIGDQLVCVFVNNGLLRKGEAEMVQKVFRDNYNIRLQYADAEQAFLSALHGVSEPEAKRKIIGKLFVDTFYNEARNAGEISFLAQGTLYPDVIESKSPSGGPSATIKSHHNVGGLPEDLKWELLEPLRELFKDEVRQLGRELGLPEEMVTRHPFPGPGLGVRCVGEITKERLDTLRDVDAIFIDEIRKAGLYDDIWQALACLLPVKSVGVQGDERTYEEVCSLRAVTSEDAMTADWFRFPPEVLQRASSRICNEVSGVNRVLYDITSKPPGTIEWE; encoded by the coding sequence ATGCAAAAGTTCTCCCATGACACTGTAGTCGTACTTGATTTTGGTGCCCAGTACAGCCAGCTCATCGCCCGGCGCGTACGAGAGTTGCACGTATACAGTCAAATTGTCCCCTATACCATCAGTGCCGAGGAACTGAAACAGATGCAACCCAAAGGCATCATCTTTTCCGGTGGCCCTGCCAGCGTGAGTGCAGAAGGGTCTCCCCGCCCTGATGCCGCCATCTATGACCTCGGAATTCCCATTCTGGGGATCTGTTATGGCCTGCAGGTCTTGAGCGTGCAGAATGGTGGCTCGGTGCAGAGACCCGAGAAACGGGAATACGGTTTTGCCGATCTCCAGCTTCTTGGAAAAGATTCTGTCCTACTTAGGGGAATCAGTGAGAATTCAAGGGTCTGGATGAGCCATGGTGATTCGGTCATGTCTATTCCTGCAGGGTTCGAAACCACCGGCAGCACCTTCAACTGTCCCTATACAGTAATAGAAAATGCAGGTAAGCAGTTCTATGGGGTCCAGTTTCACCCAGAGGTAGTCCATAGTGCTCAAGGGAAACAAATCCTTTCCAACTTTGTACTTACTGTGTGTAAAGCTGCCACCGACTGGGATATGGGTTCCTTTGTAAACACAGCGATCGAAGATATTCGTTCAAAGGTCGGTGACAAACAGGTTCTCTGCGGACTTTCCGGTGGCGTAGACTCTGCTGTTGCCGCTGTGTTGATCCATCGGGCGATAGGCGACCAGCTGGTCTGCGTATTTGTCAATAACGGTTTGCTTCGGAAAGGTGAAGCCGAGATGGTCCAGAAAGTGTTCCGCGACAATTACAATATCAGATTGCAGTATGCCGATGCCGAGCAGGCATTCCTTTCCGCTCTCCATGGTGTTTCTGAACCTGAGGCAAAGCGCAAGATCATTGGCAAGCTGTTTGTCGACACCTTCTACAACGAAGCAAGGAACGCAGGTGAAATTTCTTTTCTGGCACAGGGGACACTCTATCCGGATGTAATCGAGAGCAAGAGCCCTTCAGGAGGGCCTTCTGCAACGATAAAAAGCCACCATAACGTAGGTGGTTTGCCTGAAGACTTGAAATGGGAACTTCTCGAACCGTTACGTGAACTGTTCAAGGATGAAGTAAGGCAACTCGGAAGGGAGCTGGGGCTTCCCGAGGAAATGGTTACCCGTCATCCGTTCCCCGGTCCCGGGCTTGGCGTTCGCTGTGTCGGGGAAATCACCAAGGAACGTCTCGATACCCTTCGTGATGTCGATGCAATTTTTATCGATGAGATCAGGAAGGCAGGCCTCTATGACGATATCTGGCAGGCCTTGGCCTGTTTGCTTCCCGTCAAGAGTGTCGGGGTCCAGGGCGATGAACGCACCTATGAGGAAGTATGTTCCCTAAGGGCTGTTACGAGCGAGGATGCAATGACTGCTGACTGGTTCAGGTTCCCCCCTGAAGTTCTGCAGAGAGCTTCAAGCAGGATCTGCAATGAGGTCAGTGGGGTAAACCGTGTCCTCTACGATATCACGAGCAAACCCCCGGGGACTATTGAGTGGGAATAA
- a CDS encoding energy-coupling factor transporter transmembrane component T family protein: MTTNTFVAGNSFLYRFDPRAKVLLLVLFCVWFFLPVTLTGLYGVVFLIIVVGTINTGLEQSWKTFLSILPMLVFMVLFIPFNVRSGQSLISFGSFVFVTKEGLLQATRLAGRFIGITYVCTLLFATTRMNEVMLALRWYRLPYKASLVITLAFTYIPFIADSFIQIADSHRLREAGEGEGKKNIFSRLSNLVPTLTSALVVALRSIPNLAMSLEQRGFGRSEKRSSYHSLESYRHTFTQFVVSVIIPLILWYICKIQ; encoded by the coding sequence ATGACAACCAATACGTTTGTTGCCGGAAATTCATTTCTCTATCGTTTTGATCCACGTGCGAAGGTCCTGCTGCTGGTTTTGTTCTGTGTCTGGTTCTTTCTTCCAGTCACCCTGACAGGACTCTATGGGGTGGTTTTTCTGATAATCGTAGTGGGAACCATAAATACCGGGCTTGAGCAAAGCTGGAAAACCTTCCTGTCTATTCTTCCTATGCTGGTTTTCATGGTTTTATTCATCCCCTTCAATGTGCGTTCCGGCCAGAGCCTTATATCTTTCGGATCGTTTGTTTTTGTGACGAAGGAAGGGCTTTTGCAGGCGACCAGGCTTGCCGGCCGTTTTATAGGCATTACCTATGTCTGTACCCTGCTATTTGCCACCACACGGATGAACGAAGTCATGCTTGCCTTGCGATGGTACAGGCTTCCCTATAAAGCTTCGCTGGTCATAACACTTGCCTTTACCTACATACCCTTCATCGCAGATAGTTTCATACAGATTGCCGATTCCCATCGGTTGCGTGAGGCAGGGGAGGGAGAAGGGAAAAAGAATATTTTCTCAAGGCTTTCAAACTTGGTACCAACCCTTACCAGCGCCCTGGTTGTCGCCCTGCGCTCGATTCCGAACCTTGCCATGAGCCTGGAGCAACGTGGCTTTGGCAGAAGCGAAAAACGAAGCAGTTACCATTCCCTTGAATCGTATAGGCATACCTTTACCCAATTTGTTGTTTCAGTTATCATTCCCTTGATTCTCTGGTATATCTGTAAAATCCAGTAG
- a CDS encoding family 1 encapsulin nanocompartment shell protein, whose translation MDMFKRELAPLSLQGWKEIENRAKEILLTHLTARKVVKVLGPKGIDYTAVSEGRLKLCDDGEVKAGFYMVKPLVEARVQFSLNRWEIDNLDRGAKDIDFGGLDKAIANLAEFEEKALFEGYELGGIKGLRQASTNKTLVLGNTAQETLAALTEGIIILKQHFATSPYALIVGTKTWISLHKDVAGLPLIERVERLLGGKVVHALTLEGALLIPFDDPSIEMTIGQDFALGYEMHDSKEVRLFATESFTFRVLDPKRIVPYKA comes from the coding sequence ATGGATATGTTCAAAAGGGAATTGGCTCCTTTATCTCTGCAAGGATGGAAAGAAATAGAAAACAGGGCAAAGGAAATATTACTGACGCATCTCACCGCAAGAAAGGTCGTAAAAGTATTGGGGCCGAAAGGAATTGATTATACTGCAGTCAGCGAAGGACGCCTAAAGCTGTGCGATGATGGGGAAGTAAAGGCAGGTTTCTACATGGTCAAACCCCTTGTAGAGGCACGTGTACAGTTTTCGCTCAACCGCTGGGAAATCGACAATCTGGACAGGGGTGCAAAGGATATCGACTTCGGAGGTTTGGACAAAGCCATTGCCAATCTAGCCGAATTCGAGGAAAAGGCTCTCTTCGAGGGTTATGAGCTCGGGGGAATAAAAGGTTTGCGGCAGGCTTCCACCAATAAAACCCTTGTACTGGGAAACACGGCACAAGAAACCCTGGCAGCCTTGACCGAGGGAATAATTATTCTCAAGCAACATTTCGCCACGAGCCCCTACGCTCTCATTGTCGGTACGAAAACCTGGATTTCGCTGCACAAGGACGTTGCAGGCCTCCCTCTTATCGAAAGGGTAGAAAGACTGCTTGGGGGAAAGGTTGTCCATGCCCTGACTTTGGAAGGTGCACTACTCATTCCCTTTGACGATCCCTCGATTGAGATGACCATAGGACAGGACTTTGCCCTCGGATATGAAATGCATGACTCAAAAGAGGTACGGTTATTCGCTACCGAGTCTTTCACCTTCAGGGTTTTGGATCCAAAGAGAATCGTCCCCTACAAAGCCTAA
- a CDS encoding ECF transporter S component, translating into MQEKKNALKVAVVAVLTAVVVVFTMIVRIPTAKGYLNLCDVAICFIAFTFGPWTAFIAGGLGTAIADLISGYAQWAPISFVVHGVEGFLVALIVRQESDKAIPAVKKLLAGIVCVATVTLGYFVLSGIFISGFSVAAAEVPGNIAQSGVGVVLGLAVSYAVQRAYPPVRGLAW; encoded by the coding sequence TTGCAAGAAAAGAAAAATGCACTGAAAGTTGCTGTTGTGGCGGTCTTGACCGCAGTGGTTGTGGTTTTTACCATGATTGTTCGTATTCCTACGGCAAAAGGATATCTTAATCTTTGTGATGTAGCTATTTGCTTTATTGCCTTTACCTTTGGGCCCTGGACGGCTTTCATCGCCGGTGGTCTTGGAACCGCCATTGCCGATTTGATCAGTGGGTATGCCCAGTGGGCTCCGATTTCTTTCGTGGTCCATGGAGTCGAAGGGTTTTTGGTTGCTCTCATCGTGAGGCAAGAATCTGATAAAGCCATTCCGGCCGTCAAGAAACTGCTTGCAGGAATCGTATGTGTCGCAACGGTAACGCTTGGTTATTTCGTACTTTCAGGAATCTTTATCAGCGGTTTCAGCGTAGCGGCTGCTGAGGTCCCCGGAAACATTGCCCAGAGTGGGGTTGGTGTCGTTTTGGGTTTGGCGGTTTCCTATGCTGTACAGAGAGCCTATCCACCTGTTCGTGGCTTGGCTTGGTAA
- a CDS encoding lysophospholipid acyltransferase family protein — translation MHYIRMAIAYLFVIPLLILSTIYAFVPAGILKVFKADKSAERWLRICGHGISQFSLFMLGVSVSVDGRENLPSEKNVCFVANHHSMLDIIAFVGPANLWACIIAKAELRKVPIVNFWCMAIGCIFIDRNSPHSAVKAILAGVQKLKQGKPMLIFPEGTRSKTGQIGEMKAGSLKLATRAKAIIVPLTIQGTRDGLETIHGFKRVHARLSIGKPISTANLTPEELETLPQVVYGEISRRHDELLQLS, via the coding sequence ATGCATTATATCCGAATGGCAATAGCCTACCTGTTCGTAATACCATTGTTAATTCTTTCAACGATATATGCCTTTGTTCCAGCTGGAATTCTCAAGGTCTTCAAGGCTGACAAGAGTGCCGAACGCTGGCTGCGGATCTGTGGGCATGGAATATCACAGTTCAGCCTGTTTATGCTTGGGGTGTCGGTTTCTGTAGACGGAAGGGAAAATCTCCCCTCCGAGAAGAATGTTTGTTTTGTAGCCAATCATCACAGTATGTTGGACATTATCGCATTTGTCGGTCCTGCAAATCTTTGGGCCTGTATCATTGCAAAGGCGGAACTGAGAAAAGTTCCCATTGTGAATTTCTGGTGCATGGCGATTGGATGCATCTTCATTGATCGGAATAGCCCCCATTCAGCCGTCAAGGCAATCCTTGCAGGGGTGCAGAAACTCAAGCAAGGTAAACCGATGCTCATATTCCCCGAAGGGACTAGGAGTAAAACAGGCCAAATCGGTGAAATGAAGGCAGGAAGCCTGAAACTTGCAACCCGTGCGAAAGCTATCATCGTTCCTTTGACCATACAGGGAACCCGGGATGGCTTGGAAACTATCCATGGGTTCAAACGGGTCCATGCCAGGCTGTCAATCGGTAAACCGATTTCAACCGCAAATCTTACCCCTGAGGAACTGGAGACACTTCCCCAAGTTGTCTATGGTGAAATATCCAGGCGGCATGACGAACTTCTCCAACTCAGTTAG